In the genome of Pseudorasbora parva isolate DD20220531a chromosome 10, ASM2467924v1, whole genome shotgun sequence, one region contains:
- the morn2 gene encoding MORN repeat-containing protein 2 isoform X2: MLWRCQELLVKLKPIKYNIMSDANVTTLKISYIFPNGDKYEGECSRTSDGVVIRKGSGTQTSASGLTYTGEWDNDKVQFSVACSKTTCIMAKELTDFLMGQNTLEPSTTTEGDGEFTDSQGLVWTGMFHSKAALGLKLKVNM; this comes from the exons ATGCTATGGAGGTGTCAAGAGTTGTTAGTAAAGCTAAAACCAattaaatacaacataatgtctg ATGCTAACGTTACAACACTTAAAATCTCTTACATTTTTCCAAATGGAGACAAATATG AGGGCGAGTGCTCTCGTACTTCAGATGGTGTTGTAATAAGGAAAGGGTCTGGCACACAAACATCAGCCTCTGGACTTACATACACTGGGGAATGGGACAATGATAAG GTGCAATTTTCAGTGGCCTGTTCAAAGACAACATGTATCATGGCAAAGGAACTTACAGATTTCCTGATGGGACAAAATACACTGGAACCTTCAACAACAACAG AAGGTGACGGGGAGTTCACAGATTCACAAGGACTTGTGTGGACTGGGATGTTCCATAGCAAAGCAGCACTAGGACTGAAACTCAAAGTCAACATGTGA
- the morn2 gene encoding MORN repeat-containing protein 2 isoform X1, protein MLWRCQELLVKLKPIKYNIMSDANVTTLKISYIFPNGDKYEGECSRTSDGVVIRKGSGTQTSASGLTYTGEWDNDKMNGKGTLTHPSGAIFSGLFKDNMYHGKGTYRFPDGTKYTGTFNNNRLEGDGEFTDSQGLVWTGMFHSKAALGLKLKVNM, encoded by the exons ATGCTATGGAGGTGTCAAGAGTTGTTAGTAAAGCTAAAACCAattaaatacaacataatgtctg ATGCTAACGTTACAACACTTAAAATCTCTTACATTTTTCCAAATGGAGACAAATATG AGGGCGAGTGCTCTCGTACTTCAGATGGTGTTGTAATAAGGAAAGGGTCTGGCACACAAACATCAGCCTCTGGACTTACATACACTGGGGAATGGGACAATGATAAG ATGAATGGCAAAGGAACTCTTACACACCCATCAGGTGCAATTTTCAGTGGCCTGTTCAAAGACAACATGTATCATGGCAAAGGAACTTACAGATTTCCTGATGGGACAAAATACACTGGAACCTTCAACAACAACAG ATTAGAAGGTGACGGGGAGTTCACAGATTCACAAGGACTTGTGTGGACTGGGATGTTCCATAGCAAAGCAGCACTAGGACTGAAACTCAAAGTCAACATGTGA
- the arhgef33 gene encoding rho guanine nucleotide exchange factor 33, with protein sequence MRSQELCKSVKLNFLSSGFISFKIVSLSKDALLERIQITGSETTILDLDLEDHQIMENGKIEGTGNDIDAIDLQLKAMWVELKSGVGSVVEDFATLRQTYSRLEEIVSTYQQETNDKILSLRNTLNTLQEDIGTAQKQLSEVRSNQKDLQRDLDIMMSTQPRKGSRGEGSLDGHASLNSQTELSLIQHYISSLSANPNSYPEHDLQKKSPIWREKKNSRDLKEQNNSTISQRQTAALELLESERVYVSYLSLLLKANISFNGSENIGLKDKRPFPPSLRFLIQQHLELLHLLQERVLKSHWQGIMGDVFLRLTSKESDFLDHYVSYLRDLPECLTVVSLFSSSKSGSLLESDTTGDETRPSLHSLLLQPVQRIPEYHTLLQSLLQQTESEHPDYYLLLVSVQQLRSFMTQYSHLLQHNQELLTHSHAPREHTHNLCTHQQEHPSHTRKELSRSTVRQLYKVDYEKNYSSNSAQNDPSRRNKRYPDYEAVPYHYDPEIPSPVSFLSDSDSRHKAVSVPLRSIPETEGAGSALTNALGALFPYGTGDYRCSSPSHSSDSSIDIAFVRCSPSNSPPRQSHSRGRSAGGVVYKPNRACVSPDSADIMRPRPLQAVQRKSKSLNGLQMDSVDSHSHKTKNPAHPRLERQSSGKSRLRPSSPKHRYETHTDTEEQPQIINQKDPRSLVWEELHLRSVSDDYDHTPLSERGRKEGKGFRNSFKKLFKKKSSGDGKEKTTVKPECQSSGDLESIKAPHTGDIDRGTAV encoded by the exons ATGAGAAGTCAGGAGTTGTGTAAGAGCGTGAAGCTCAATTTCCTGTCCTCTGGA TTCATCAGCTTTAAAATTGTTAGTCTGAGCAAAGACGCTCTACTAGAAAGGATCCAAATCACGGGATCTGAAACAACAATCCTGGATTTGGACCTGGAAGACCATCAGATCATGGAGAATGGCAAAATAGAGG GTACAGGTAATGACATAGATGCTATAGACCTGCAG TTAAAGGcaatgtgggtggagctaaaatCAGGAGTTGGTAGTGTGGTCGAAGATTTTGCCACTCTACGGCAAACCTACAGCCGACTGGAGGAGATAGTCTCCACCTATCAACAAGAAACTAATGACAAGATCCTGTCTCTCAGAAACACACTTAACACATTACAG gaAGACATAGGTACAGCTCAAAAGCAGCTCTCTGAGGTCCGGAGCAACCAAAAAGATCTGCAGAGGGACCTGGACATTATGATGAGCACACAACCCAG GAAAGGCTCAAGGGGGGAGGGGTCATTAGATGGCCACGCCTCTCTGAACAGCCAAACAGAACTCAGTCTCATTCAGCATTACATCAGTAGCCTGTCAGCTAATCCGA ACTCTTATCCTGAGCATGACCTTCAAAAGAAGTCTCCAATTTggagggagaaaaaaaacagcagaGATCTGAAAGAACAAAACAACTCTACTATAT CTCAGAGGCAGACGGCAGCACTGGAGCTTTTGGAGTCTGAAAGAGTGTATGTGTCGTATCTCTCACTCCTGTTAAAGGCCAACATCAGTTTTAATGGCTCAGAGAACATCGGCCTCAAAGATAAACG GCCTTTCCCTCCCTCTCTGCGTTTCTTGATTCAGCAGCATCTGGAACTCCTGCACCTCCTCCAGGAGAGGGTTCTTAAGAGCCACTGGCAAGGCATCATGGGAGATGTATTTTTAAGGCTCACGAGCAAAGaa AGTGATTTTCTGGACCATTATGTATCATATCTAAGGGACTTGCCAGAATGTTTGACGGTTGTAAGTCTGTTTTCCTCTTCAAAATCAGGCAGCTTACTGGAG AGTGACACCACAGGGGATGAGACACGTCCATCGCTGCACTCTCTGCTTTTACAGCCTGTCCAACGTATCCCAGAATACCATACACTCCTGCAG AGTCTTCTGCAGCAGACAGAGTCAGAGCATCCAGACTATTACCTGTTACTTGTGTCTGTGCAAcaactccgatctttcatgaCCCAGTACAGCCATTTACTACAGCACAACCAGGAGCTCCTCACACACAGTCATGCCCcgcgtgaacacacacacaacctgtGTACACACCAGCAGGAGCACCCCTCACACACCCGAAAGGAGCTAAGCAG GTCTACAGTGAGACAGCTATATAAAGTCGACTATGAGAAAAATTACAGCAGCAACAGTGCACAAAA TGATCCTTCTCGACGTAATAAACGCTACCCGGACTACGAAGCGGTACCCTATCACTATGATCCAGAAATCCCGTCCCCTGTCTCCTTCCTGTCCGACTCTGACTCTCGCCACAAGGCTGTCTCAGTTCCTCTGCGCAGCATTCCAGAGACGGAGGGAGCAGGATCTGCCCTCACTAATGCTCTGGGTGCACTCTTTCCCTACGGAACCGGAGACTATCGCTGCTCAAGCCCATCTCATTCCTCTGACTCCAGCATTGATATTGCCTTCGTGCGCTGTAGTCCTTCCAATAGTCCACCTCGACAATCCCACAGTAGGGGGCGAAGTGCTGGGGGTGTGGTTTATAAGCCCAACAGGGCCTGTGTGTCACCTGACTCTGCAGACATTATGAGACCACGCCCTCTACAGGCAGTGCAGAGAAAGAGCAAATCATTGAATGGCCTGCAAATGGACAGTGTTGATAGCCACTCTCACAAGACGAAAAATCCTGCCCATCCGAGGCTGGAGCGTCAGTCAAGTGGCAAATCAAGGCTGAGACCCAGCAGCCCAAAGCACAGATATgagacacacactgacacagagGAGCAAccacaaataataaatcaaaag GATCCTAGAAGCCTGGTGTGGGAGGAGCTCCATTTAAGGAGTGTGTCTGATGACTATGACCACACCCCTTTGAGTGAACGTGGGAGGAAAGAAGGAAAAGGATTTAGGAACTCCTTTAAAAAGCTATTTAAGAAGAA GTCTAGTGGTGACGGAAAGGAGAAGACAACAGTAAAACCTGAGTGTCAGAGCAGTGGAGATCTGGAGTCCATCAAAGCCCCTCACACGGGAGACATTGACAGAGGAACtgctgtttaa